One region of Syntrophorhabdaceae bacterium genomic DNA includes:
- a CDS encoding Mut7-C RNAse domain-containing protein — protein sequence GRRCDHAARQKDRKGPRYTMTFICDVMLGRLSRYLRILGLDSPCSKGPGSPETLEHTEDPPYFFTKRLKGPSYERSIHIRSDRIMEQLAEVRPTIAPYIDPCIIMSRCIECNVPLVAAVREDIEHHVPEYIYHHHKDFKQCPSCKRVYWGGSHMEKMKKWIDTITTAHSS from the coding sequence CAGGGAGAAGATGCGATCATGCAGCACGCCAAAAAGATCGCAAAGGCCCTCGTTACACGATGACATTCATATGCGATGTAATGCTCGGGAGGCTTTCAAGGTACCTGAGGATCCTTGGGCTCGATTCACCCTGCTCAAAAGGCCCCGGCTCCCCGGAGACATTGGAACACACCGAAGATCCACCCTATTTTTTTACAAAAAGGTTGAAAGGTCCTTCATATGAAAGGAGCATACACATCAGGTCTGACCGGATCATGGAACAACTCGCGGAGGTCAGGCCTACTATCGCTCCTTATATTGATCCCTGCATTATCATGTCGCGGTGCATCGAATGCAATGTCCCGCTCGTTGCGGCAGTCAGGGAAGACATCGAGCACCACGTCCCCGAATACATCTACCACCACCATAAAGACTTTAAACAATGTCCCTCCTGCAAAAGGGTCTACTGGGGCGGATCTCATATGGAGAAGATGAAGAAATGGATAGACACAATAACTACAGCTCATAGTTCATAG